In Gemmatimonadaceae bacterium, the sequence GCTACGATCAGGAGGCGCTCGACGCACGCAAGGAAGCGAAGCCGGTGGGGAGTGCCGTGGGGATGGCCGCCGCGATGGGTGTGCAGCTGCTGGATGAAGCGCAGTACGCGGCGCTGCAGCAGCTCGGGTCATTCGATCTCAAGACATCGAGTTGGCTGCTGACGCCGCCCGCAGTGCGGAAACTCGGTGGATCGATCTTTGGTGATCGGCGCTATGGGCGGGTCTTTACGTACCATAATGGGGCCCAGTCGTACTATGCCGCGCGCGGTTGGCGGGGGCAGTTGGTCGTGTAGACGCCAGGAAGCGAGGACACCGTCGGGCCGTGGTGCTCTCGCGGCGGGCATTCGTGTCGTGCATTTCACGAAAATGTGCGAACGCGTCGTTCGGCATTCGCGTATAGTCGAGGCTGCTGTAGAGTTTCCTGCCTCCTTCCGTGCGAGCGACGATGCCGCCACGAAAGCCCGACGATGGGCTTCCTGCCGAGCTGTCCCAGTCCCTGGCGTCCATTCTTGCGGCGCTCCCGACGCAACTCGCGGTCCTTCGACCCGACGGGCGATATCTGTACGTCACACCGAGTGCGATCGGTGATCCCGAAGTGCGGCAGTGGATCGTCGGCAAGACCGATGCGGAATAC encodes:
- a CDS encoding DUF4256 domain-containing protein — encoded protein: MKAAEKTALLATLRARFDTHAARHKGITWEQVHARLEASKTALDVLKAMEDTGGEPDVIACDAKSGAVTFCDCSAESPSGRRSLCYDQEALDARKEAKPVGSAVGMAAAMGVQLLDEAQYAALQQLGSFDLKTSSWLLTPPAVRKLGGSIFGDRRYGRVFTYHNGAQSYYAARGWRGQLVV